One Clostridia bacterium DNA segment encodes these proteins:
- a CDS encoding ornithine carbamoyltransferase, whose protein sequence is MQTIFRGRHFITLKDFTKEEIDTMLDVSFDLKKKFAMGVDTPYLKYKTIFLMFFEQSTRTRNSMEAGIAQLGGHANFLDTSNMQIAHGESAKDTAVILSRFGHGIAVRNCFWGEGNKYITEMAKHSTVPIMNLQCDLYHPFQALADLMTMQEKLGDLRRKKVSIIWAYATSHKKPISVPVSQVLLFPRYGMDVCLAYPKGWELPDWVIEEARKFAEENGGSLTITHDEEEAYRDADIVIPKNWGSWVTNQSTAVVDDALEANRHWKCTEEKMKLAKPHVMYMHALPADRGNEVEDSVIDGPHSIVYDEAENRLHTAKAVMTLLMNGK, encoded by the coding sequence ATGCAAACCATTTTTAGAGGCCGTCATTTTATCACTTTGAAGGACTTCACCAAAGAAGAAATCGATACCATGCTGGATGTGTCCTTCGACCTGAAGAAAAAATTCGCTATGGGGGTTGACACTCCTTACCTGAAATACAAGACCATCTTCTTGATGTTCTTTGAACAGTCCACCCGGACGCGGAACTCCATGGAAGCCGGTATTGCCCAACTGGGCGGCCATGCCAACTTCTTGGATACCAGCAACATGCAGATTGCCCACGGCGAATCCGCCAAGGACACCGCCGTCATCCTATCCCGTTTCGGCCACGGTATTGCCGTCCGGAACTGCTTCTGGGGCGAAGGTAACAAGTATATCACCGAAATGGCCAAGCACTCCACCGTGCCCATTATGAACCTGCAGTGCGACTTGTATCACCCGTTCCAAGCTTTGGCCGACTTGATGACCATGCAAGAAAAACTGGGCGACCTGCGCCGGAAGAAAGTATCCATCATCTGGGCTTACGCTACGAGCCATAAGAAACCCATTTCCGTACCCGTGTCCCAAGTGCTGCTGTTCCCCCGTTACGGCATGGACGTATGTTTGGCCTACCCGAAAGGCTGGGAGCTGCCTGACTGGGTCATCGAAGAAGCCAGGAAGTTTGCCGAAGAAAACGGCGGCAGCCTGACCATCACCCATGACGAAGAAGAAGCTTACCGGGATGCTGACATCGTTATTCCGAAGAACTGGGGCAGCTGGGTCACCAACCAAAGCACTGCCGTAGTGGACGATGCTCTGGAAGCCAACCGGCACTGGAAGTGCACCGAAGAGAAAATGAAACTGGCCAAACCCCACGTCATGTACATGCACGCCCTGCCTGCCGACCGGGGCAATGAAGTGGAAGACTCCGTCATCGACGGGCCGCACTCCATCGTCTATGATGAAGCGGAAAACCGGCTCCACACTGCCAAGGCAGTGATGACCCTCCTCATGAACGGCAAGTAA